A single genomic interval of Candidatus Zixiibacteriota bacterium harbors:
- a CDS encoding MBL fold metallo-hydrolase has translation MLQLGDYQVHCFVENRMYLDAGSVYGIIPKSIWSKFQQADANNLLPFDINLFVVRGHGKTVIFDAGLGDFLEDRQRKLYSISQPSKLGAGLRALGLTPAAIDIVILTHLHWDHAGGAVRLVDGKSALVFKNALHYVHRDEWEDGSHPDERTAGVYFPDRLQVIEAAEKLRLIDGDFEEILPGLVVRKIGGHTRGQLGVEIESQGKKLIYYADNFPSCYHLKVPYVSATDLFPLDTQRCKRETLPKAYEGGWLIAMDHDIDNKIVRLKYDGLKYTCEKVI, from the coding sequence ATGCTCCAACTGGGCGACTATCAAGTTCATTGCTTTGTTGAAAACCGCATGTATCTCGATGCCGGGTCGGTTTACGGGATCATTCCGAAGTCGATCTGGAGCAAATTCCAGCAGGCCGACGCCAACAATCTGCTGCCGTTTGACATCAATCTCTTCGTCGTCCGCGGCCACGGCAAGACGGTGATCTTCGACGCCGGCCTCGGTGATTTCCTCGAAGACCGCCAGCGCAAATTGTACTCGATATCGCAACCGTCGAAATTGGGCGCGGGTTTGCGTGCACTCGGCCTCACCCCCGCCGCCATCGACATCGTGATTCTCACGCATCTGCACTGGGATCACGCCGGCGGCGCAGTGCGGTTGGTTGACGGCAAGAGCGCGCTGGTCTTCAAGAATGCACTCCACTATGTCCATCGCGACGAATGGGAGGACGGTAGTCATCCGGATGAGCGGACAGCCGGCGTTTATTTTCCCGATCGCCTACAGGTGATCGAAGCGGCGGAGAAGCTGCGTCTGATTGACGGCGATTTCGAGGAGATCCTGCCGGGTCTGGTCGTGCGCAAGATCGGCGGACATACACGCGGGCAACTGGGCGTCGAGATCGAGTCGCAGGGGAAGAAGCTGATCTACTACGCCGACAATTTTCCGAGCTGCTACCATCTCAAAGTGCCCTATGTCTCCGCCACGGATCTATTTCCGCTTGACACGCAGCGCTGCAAGCGTGAGACGCTGCCCAAAGCGTACGAAGGCGGCTGGCTGATTGCGATGGATCACGACATCGACAACAAGATTGTCCGGCTCAAGTATGATGGGCTGAAGTACACCTGCGAAAAGGTGATCTGA